CTGGACGACGTGATCCTGGGCCACGGGTACGAGTCCCACAGCGGCTTCCGGGAGGCCTTCTCCAGGACCTTCGGAGCCCCGCCGGGACGGAGCCGCGACGCGGTTCCCGTGCTCGTGGACTGGATCGAGAGCCCACTCGGACCCCTGGTGGCCGGGGCCACGCCCGAGGGGATCTGCCTCCTGGAATTCACGGACCGGCGGATGCTGGAGGCCCAATTCCAGACGCTCCGCCGCCTCCTCCAGGGCGCGGCCGTCCCGGGCCGGAACGCCCACCACGAGCAGGTGGGCCGCGAGCTCGAGGCCTATTTCCGGGGAGACCTGCG
This genomic interval from Acidobacteriota bacterium contains the following:
- a CDS encoding methylated-DNA--[protein]-cysteine S-methyltransferase, with amino-acid sequence LDDVILGHGYESHSGFREAFSRTFGAPPGRSRDAVPVLVDWIESPLGPLVAGATPEGICLLEFTDRRMLEAQFQTLRRLLQGAAVPGRNAHHEQVGRELEAYFRGDLRRFTVPLVFPGSTFQRRVWEELLRIPYGETRTYEEVALAVGAPGACRAVGTANGRNRIAILIPCHRVLNKDGRLGGYGGGLWRKRRLLEWERESVRRSSAGE